The Candidatus Eisenbacteria bacterium genome includes the window CCGTGCCAACGATGCGTGCGTGAAGGTCTCCGCGTCCGCGATCGCCTCGCGGCCGTAGAGGGCGCCGATCGGAAGCGTGGTTCCGTGTGCGGCGGCTTCCAGGGGCGTGGAACTGCGGTTCGCCGAAGCCTGGGAGGTCGCGCCGACGTCCGTGCGCCAGACCCACGTCTCGTTCGACCCCGCCAGCGCCCCCTGGACCTCGAGCGTCCCGCCTTCCGGCTTCAGCTCCAGCGCCAGGACGAGCGGCTGCCCCGCGTAGACATCCCTGGGGCGCGCCGGCGCGATGCCCACGAGCGCCGAGCCGCCGACGTGAAGGTCCGTGAGGACCGGCCGGACGGTCGCGGTCCGGATGCGACGCGCCATCTCGTCGGCGTTCGCCATGCCGGCTGCGATCAGCTCGACGCCTCGCCCCGCCCTCGCGACGAGCGACGTGAGCGTGCGGTTCACCGCGTGGCCGATCCCGATCGCGTGCACGCGCACGCCCGAAGGGACCTGCGGTCCCAGGCTCGCCGTGACCTCGTCCTCGAAGCCGACCTGCCCGTCCGTCACGAGCACGATCTGTCGCTGCGAGTTCCGGCGAAGCGGCGCCAGCGCCTTGGTCATGGCGTCGAGCATCTCCGTCCCGCCGTCTGCCCGAAGCGCGCGCACCTTACGGATCGCGCCCGCGACGGCCTTGGGCGACGCGGACTCCATGCCGCGCGTCAGCTTCTCCGGCTTGCTCGCGAAGGCGATGATCTCGAAGCGATCCTCCGGCACGAGGCTCTCCAGGATTCCCGTGACGATCTGTTTCGCGGTGTCGAGCGGCTCCCCGCTCATGGATCCGCTCGCGTCGACGAGGATGGTGAGGTCGCGCGGGAACGAAGCGTGCGCGCGCTTGGGAGGCGTGATCGTGAGGAGCGCGTAGCGGCCGTCGTCTCCCGGCAGTCCCCTGCCCTCGACCAGTTTGACGCCCACGTCCTCGAGCGCGGCCGGCCAGTGGAGGACCAAGTCCCGGTCGAGACGGGCGTCCTCGGGAAGCGTGACGTGCACGCCCGTCGCGTTCGCGACGCAGTGGAGCTGGTGGCTCGGCGAGACGATTCCGCCGTTCGCGATCACGTCATCCACGACCGTCAGGCTCACGTCGAATCGCGTGGGGATTCCGCCGGTTTCGGCCGCTTCGGCGCGGTCGATGTCGAGGCGGTCCTTGTCCGTGACCCGCCCCGGGGCTCCTTCGTAGCGCACGCTCACGACCGTCGGGAAGCGGTACTCCCAGAGTGGGCCGTTCGCGTCCACCGCCGCGAGGAACGCAAGCGGATGGAGCACGTCGATCTCGACCTGGACGTCCATGTGCGGCGGCACGTTCCCGAGCCGCTGCTGGAAGGTGTCGGCCCGGTCCTGCTCGAGCAGCCCCGCCGAGCGGCCTTGGTAGAGAGCCTTCTTGTACTCGGCCTCGGCCTCTTCCCGGGGCCGGATCTCACCCCGGATCACGCGCTCGCCGATC containing:
- a CDS encoding VIT domain-containing protein — encoded protein: MAPQDSIVPAQEPRSPALVSVDGRTYPLRSAHVRGRAEGGLAQTTVVQVFTNPHAEPLEVLYTMPLPADGAVLGYTVRIGERVIRGEIRPREEAEAEYKKALYQGRSAGLLEQDRADTFQQRLGNVPPHMDVQVEIDVLHPLAFLAAVDANGPLWEYRFPTVVSVRYEGAPGRVTDKDRLDIDRAEAAETGGIPTRFDVSLTVVDDVIANGGIVSPSHQLHCVANATGVHVTLPEDARLDRDLVLHWPAALEDVGVKLVEGRGLPGDDGRYALLTITPPKRAHASFPRDLTILVDASGSMSGEPLDTAKQIVTGILESLVPEDRFEIIAFASKPEKLTRGMESASPKAVAGAIRKVRALRADGGTEMLDAMTKALAPLRRNSQRQIVLVTDGQVGFEDEVTASLGPQVPSGVRVHAIGIGHAVNRTLTSLVARAGRGVELIAAGMANADEMARRIRTATVRPVLTDLHVGGSALVGIAPARPRDVYAGQPLVLALELKPEGGTLEVQGALAGSNETWVWRTDVGATSQASANRSSTPLEAAAHGTTLPIGALYGREAIADAETFTHASLARKHGLSYDHRLLDPEIERLGMRHRITSRRTSLVAIAEEPSVDPLQPRRREKLVLEIPYGVSAEGLGLEGSRAFAKRLADSAHLVRSATPVFGQTEDSLERYM